A segment of the Catenuloplanes nepalensis genome:
ACCCGTTGGTGCCGTCGCAGGCCTGCCCGCCGGAGCACGAGTCGCCACCGGCCAGCCCGAGCCCGACCTTCCCGGCGAAGTTCGTGGTCCCGAAGCTGAACCCCGCGCCGAGCCGGATCCACTGCGACACGTAGTACTCCCGGCGCGGCTCCAGCGCGAACGGCGCCTGCGCCCCCGAATCCTCCGGCCCGATCTGGCCCGCCGGATAGCTCACCCGCAGTGACTTCCCGCCTGAGTGTGCCACCGCCGCATCGACCGCGGCGCGGCTGCTCATCCCCAGCTCCCACGGCGTGCTCCAGCCGTCGCTCTGCCACTCGCCCTTGCCGTAGGCGGTACCGGCCGCGGCCCGCTCGAAGTCCGTGACCTGCACGGACTCGCCATCCACGACCTTCGGTGCCGGCGGCGACGACGATCCAGGCGGCGACGGCGACGGCGAGGCGGACGGCGGACCGGCACCGATCCCGGCCTCGAACCCGGGCGGCGGCACCGCGGCACTCGGAGGGTCACTCGGAGTGACGGCGGCGACGTTCTCGACGGGCGGCGCGGCGCACGCTCCCACAGCCGCCACCAGGCCGGCGGCGAGCACGGCCATCACGGCACGACGCATGCGGGACTCTCCGATCCTCGGCATCGCCGATCAACGTACCCACACCGGGCCCTTCCGCCGAACGTGCGAAATCCGGCGCTCCCGGGCGTACCCCATCAAAGGCCTTAAGATCTTGATCTTCCCGCTTCCGGCGGGGTGGCGTTGGGCATGCTCCCGCGGGCACCGGTCGTCGCTGGCGCTCCTCCCTGCGCGTTCCGCGTCACACGGGCGAAAGGCACGCCCACCTCATCGACAGGGTCACCCGGCGGTGGTCGCGGGCCGTTTTCTAAGCTCTGCCGGTGACGTCCGAGTTGAACCGTGCCGCCGATGACACCACGCTGTTGATCCGTGCCCGGCGGATCGCCGACTGGGTGGGAGACGGGCGGGCGGTGACGCCGAAGGGCTTGCTCAAGCCCGCCGACGTGCCGGCCGCGGCTGCCGCGCTGGGCGTGCCGCTTCCGGCGAGGTTTCGTTCGGCCGGGGACGTCGGGGCGATCCACCGGCCGTGGGTGGCGGCTCAGGGCGCCGGCCTGCTGACCGTGACGGGCGGGCGCGCGGTGCGGGCCGATGTGACCGGTGATGACTCGTTGACGCTGTGGTGGGCGGCGGTGCGGGCCGTGCTCCAGGCCGAATCGCCTCCCGGTGAGGACCGGGCGATGCCGGTGCTGTGCCGGATGC
Coding sequences within it:
- a CDS encoding polysaccharide lyase codes for the protein MPRIGESRMRRAVMAVLAAGLVAAVGACAAPPVENVAAVTPSDPPSAAVPPPGFEAGIGAGPPSASPSPSPPGSSSPPAPKVVDGESVQVTDFERAAAGTAYGKGEWQSDGWSTPWELGMSSRAAVDAAVAHSGGKSLRVSYPAGQIGPEDSGAQAPFALEPRREYYVSQWIRLGAGFSFGTTNFAGKVGLGLAGGDSCSGGQACDGTNGFSSRLIWGRDGKAAIYYYSMGHAGQYGDAADLVTGGDQVFWPSDRWVNVVQRLRVNTVSGGQANADGEIEIWVDGARAAHVTGLRFVSNGDQVDRAYFSSFAGGGDATFAPRTDSEIFYDDLEIATGWPGTAAPRLP